Proteins from a genomic interval of Pseudomonas asplenii:
- a CDS encoding adenosylcobinamide-GDP ribazoletransferase, which translates to MLPFWIALQFLSSLPIRLPGMPQPQELGRSLLWYPLVGLLLGSGLYGVDWLLSAAPPMLHAALLLTLWVLFSGGLHLDGLADSADAWLGGFGDRERTLTIMKDPRSGPIAVVTLVLVLLLKFCALLALIEQQQTFALILAPLIGRTALLGLFLVTPYVRSGGLGQALADHLPRRTGWQVLLVSALACLVLAGWHGAVALLLATGCFCWLRHLMMRRLGGTTGDTAGALLELLEMTVLVGLALL; encoded by the coding sequence CTGCTGCCGTTCTGGATTGCCCTGCAGTTTCTCAGCAGTCTGCCGATTCGCTTGCCAGGCATGCCGCAACCCCAGGAGTTGGGGCGTTCGTTGCTCTGGTATCCACTGGTTGGCCTGCTGCTGGGCAGCGGCCTGTACGGGGTCGACTGGCTGTTGTCGGCAGCACCACCCATGCTGCATGCCGCCTTGCTGCTGACGCTTTGGGTGCTGTTCAGCGGCGGTCTGCACCTGGATGGGCTGGCTGACAGCGCCGATGCCTGGTTGGGCGGTTTTGGTGATCGGGAGCGGACGCTGACGATCATGAAGGACCCGCGCAGTGGGCCGATTGCCGTGGTGACGCTGGTCCTGGTCCTGCTGTTGAAGTTCTGTGCCTTGCTGGCGCTGATCGAGCAACAGCAGACCTTCGCCCTGATCCTGGCCCCGCTGATCGGGCGCACTGCGTTGTTGGGCCTGTTCCTGGTGACGCCGTATGTGCGCTCTGGCGGATTGGGCCAGGCACTGGCCGATCATCTGCCGCGGCGTACCGGTTGGCAGGTGTTGCTGGTGAGCGCCCTGGCCTGTCTGGTGCTGGCAGGATGGCACGGGGCGGTTGCGCTGTTGTTGGCGACGGGGTGTTTCTGCTGGTTGCGACACCTGATGATGCGGCGCTTGGGCGGTACGACCGGCGATACCGCCGGAGCGCTGCTGGAATTGCTGGAGATGACGGTGCTGGTCGGGTTGGCACTGCTCTGA
- a CDS encoding cobyrinate a,c-diamide synthase — protein sequence MSQARHCPAVLIAAPASGQGKTTVTAALARLHRSQGRKVRVFKCGPDFLDPMIHERASGAPVYQLDLWMVGAEESRRLLWEAAGEADLILIEGVMGLFDGTPSSADLARHFGVPVLAVIDGTAMAQTFGALALGLARYQPDLPFAGVLANRVGTQRHAQLLEGSLTEGLRWYGALSRETGIELPSRHLGLVQASELNDLDRRLDDAAQALGSSCEVALPPPVEFAAPQAVTLEPLLAGVRIAVAHDEAFAFIYGANLDLLRALGAELCFFSPIHDRELPQADSLYLPGGYPELHHLTLAQNQPMLAAIRAHHAAGKPLLAECGGMLYLLDALTDVDGQRAELLGLLAGEAVMQKRLAALALQAVDLPEGVLRGHTYHHSLTTTELTPIARGMSPNGGRGAEAVYRAERTTASYVHFYFPSNPRAVAALLAPQSGDCPSDPAKAGAFDVDAG from the coding sequence CAGGGGCGCAAGGTCCGGGTGTTCAAGTGTGGCCCGGACTTTCTCGACCCGATGATTCACGAGCGTGCCAGTGGTGCGCCGGTGTACCAGCTCGACCTGTGGATGGTGGGGGCCGAGGAGAGCCGCCGGCTGCTCTGGGAAGCCGCTGGCGAGGCCGATCTGATCCTGATCGAGGGCGTCATGGGGCTCTTCGACGGTACGCCATCGAGCGCTGATCTGGCACGGCACTTTGGCGTACCGGTGCTGGCGGTGATCGATGGTACGGCCATGGCCCAGACATTCGGTGCATTGGCCCTGGGCCTGGCGCGCTACCAGCCGGACCTGCCGTTTGCCGGTGTACTGGCCAACCGGGTCGGCACCCAGCGTCATGCCCAACTGCTCGAAGGCAGCCTGACCGAAGGCCTGCGCTGGTACGGCGCGCTTTCCCGCGAGACCGGGATCGAGCTGCCGAGCCGTCACCTCGGGCTGGTCCAGGCCAGCGAGCTGAACGACCTGGACCGGCGTCTCGATGATGCCGCCCAAGCCCTGGGTTCCAGTTGTGAAGTCGCATTGCCGCCGCCGGTCGAATTTGCCGCGCCGCAAGCCGTCACTCTCGAGCCACTGCTGGCCGGTGTGCGTATCGCGGTGGCCCATGACGAGGCCTTTGCCTTCATCTATGGTGCCAACCTGGATCTGCTGCGTGCGCTGGGTGCCGAACTGTGCTTCTTTTCGCCGATTCATGACCGCGAGCTGCCGCAGGCCGATAGCCTTTATCTGCCGGGCGGCTATCCGGAACTGCACCACCTGACGCTGGCGCAGAACCAGCCGATGCTGGCGGCGATCCGTGCGCACCACGCCGCAGGCAAGCCGCTGCTCGCCGAGTGCGGCGGCATGCTCTATCTGCTCGATGCGTTGACCGATGTCGACGGCCAACGTGCCGAATTGCTCGGCTTGCTGGCGGGCGAGGCGGTGATGCAGAAACGCCTGGCTGCCCTGGCCTTGCAAGCCGTGGATCTGCCGGAAGGTGTGTTGCGCGGGCATACCTACCACCATTCGTTGACCACCACCGAACTGACGCCGATTGCCCGGGGAATGAGCCCCAATGGTGGGCGTGGCGCGGAGGCGGTCTACCGCGCGGAGCGCACGACCGCTTCGTATGTGCACTTTTATTTTCCGTCCAATCCTCGGGCGGTTGCCGCGTTGCTGGCGCCGCAATCCGGGGATTGCCCTTCTGATCCTGCCAAGGCCGGCGCTTTTGATGTGGACGCAGGCTGA
- the bluB gene encoding 5,6-dimethylbenzimidazole synthase, translated as MTDKVFSLEEREAIYRAIAERRDMRHFAGGTVAPALLARLLEAAHQAPSVGLMQPWRFIRISDRALRGQIQQLVEEERVRTAEALGERSDEFMKLKVEGINDCAEVLVAALMDGRERHIFGRRTLPEMDMASLSCAIQNLWLASRAEGLGMGWVSLFEPHALAELLELPAGAKPVAVLCLGPVKAFYPAPMLVLEGWAQPRPLSELLYENFWGVSQ; from the coding sequence ATGACAGACAAGGTTTTTTCCCTGGAGGAACGCGAGGCAATCTACCGAGCCATCGCGGAGCGTCGCGATATGCGTCACTTTGCCGGAGGTACGGTGGCGCCAGCGTTGTTGGCACGGCTGCTGGAGGCGGCGCATCAGGCGCCCAGCGTGGGTCTGATGCAACCCTGGCGGTTCATCCGGATCAGCGATCGTGCGCTGCGCGGGCAGATCCAGCAGTTGGTGGAAGAGGAGCGGGTGCGTACCGCCGAGGCCTTGGGCGAGCGCTCCGATGAGTTCATGAAGTTGAAGGTCGAGGGCATCAACGATTGTGCCGAGGTGCTGGTGGCGGCGCTGATGGACGGGCGCGAACGGCACATCTTCGGTCGTCGGACGTTGCCGGAGATGGACATGGCGTCGTTATCCTGCGCGATCCAGAACCTCTGGCTGGCCTCGCGAGCCGAGGGCCTGGGCATGGGCTGGGTATCGTTGTTCGAACCGCATGCGTTGGCCGAACTGCTGGAGCTGCCAGCGGGAGCCAAGCCCGTGGCGGTGCTGTGCCTGGGGCCGGTCAAGGCATTCTACCCGGCGCCGATGCTGGTGCTGGAGGGCTGGGCGCAACCGCGACCGTTGAGTGAGTTGTTGTACGAAAATTTCTGGGGAGTGAGTCAATGA
- the cobC gene encoding alpha-ribazole phosphatase family protein, whose translation MTTLHLDLLRHGETEQGGGLRGSLDDALTDQGWEQMRQAVLGRGPWRRLVSSPLQRCARFAEELGERLRLPVELERDLQELHFGTWEGQSAAALMQTDAEALGRFWTDPYGFTPPEGEPVSQFAERVLAAVARLQQRYAGERVLLISHGGVMKLLLAQARRLPREQLLQVEVAHGAMFTLQVSVEGRLEELQ comes from the coding sequence ATGACCACGCTGCATCTGGACCTGCTGCGCCATGGCGAAACCGAACAAGGCGGTGGCCTGCGCGGCAGCCTGGACGATGCCCTGACCGACCAGGGCTGGGAGCAGATGCGTCAGGCGGTGTTGGGGCGTGGTCCCTGGCGCCGATTGGTGAGTTCGCCCCTGCAGCGTTGTGCCCGGTTTGCCGAGGAACTGGGCGAACGGCTCAGGTTGCCCGTCGAGCTGGAAAGGGATCTGCAGGAGCTGCATTTTGGAACCTGGGAAGGACAGAGCGCGGCGGCGTTGATGCAGACCGATGCCGAAGCCCTGGGGCGCTTCTGGACTGACCCTTATGGGTTCACTCCGCCGGAAGGTGAGCCGGTATCGCAATTTGCCGAGCGGGTGCTGGCGGCAGTGGCACGTTTGCAGCAGCGCTACGCGGGCGAACGGGTATTGCTCATCAGTCATGGTGGGGTGATGAAGCTGCTGCTGGCCCAGGCCCGGAGATTGCCTCGCGAGCAACTGCTGCAGGTCGAAGTGGCACACGGTGCGATGTTCACCTTGCAGGTGTCGGTTGAGGGTCGGCTGGAGGAGCTGCAGTGA
- the cobD gene encoding threonine-phosphate decarboxylase CobD, with amino-acid sequence MLEHGGRLRKAVEHYAIAEADWLDLSSGLAPWPWPIPAIPERAWARLPETDDGLERAACAYYGAPLALPVPGSQAAIQALPQVRRAGKVGVLSPCYAEHAEAWRRNGYIVREVLEHEIDFFLDSLDVLVVVNPNNPTGLKLSPEQLLEWHARLAQRGGWLVVDEAFMDNTPQQSLAAHTHKVGLIVLRSFGKFFGLAGVRLGFVLAERKLLKLLAEQIGPWAVAGPTRVLGQVCLADSAGHARQRQRSEEASQRLETLLANHGFAPQGGCALFQWLISNRAEHLHEFMAQRGILLRLFAQNSSLRFGLPPDEVGWLRLEQAFKAYNEEHP; translated from the coding sequence ATGCTTGAGCACGGCGGGCGGTTGCGCAAGGCGGTGGAACACTACGCGATTGCCGAGGCGGATTGGCTGGACCTGTCCAGCGGCCTGGCGCCTTGGCCCTGGCCGATCCCCGCGATTCCCGAGCGCGCCTGGGCGCGTCTGCCGGAAACCGATGATGGCCTGGAACGCGCCGCCTGTGCCTACTACGGTGCGCCGCTGGCCTTGCCGGTACCCGGTTCCCAGGCGGCGATTCAAGCCTTGCCGCAAGTGCGTCGGGCAGGCAAGGTCGGGGTGCTCTCGCCGTGTTATGCCGAACATGCCGAGGCCTGGCGCCGCAACGGTTACATCGTGCGTGAAGTGCTGGAGCACGAGATCGATTTCTTTCTCGACAGCCTCGACGTGCTGGTGGTGGTCAACCCGAACAACCCCACGGGCCTGAAGCTGTCGCCCGAACAACTGTTGGAGTGGCATGCTCGGCTGGCTCAGCGCGGTGGCTGGCTGGTGGTCGACGAAGCGTTCATGGACAACACCCCGCAACAGAGCCTGGCTGCGCACACCCACAAGGTCGGATTGATCGTGCTGCGTTCGTTCGGCAAGTTCTTTGGCCTGGCCGGTGTACGCCTGGGGTTCGTCCTGGCCGAGCGCAAGCTGCTCAAGCTGTTGGCCGAGCAGATTGGTCCCTGGGCGGTGGCGGGACCGACGCGGGTGCTGGGCCAGGTCTGCCTGGCCGACAGCGCCGGCCACGCCCGGCAGCGACAACGCAGCGAAGAGGCCAGCCAGCGCCTGGAAACCTTGCTGGCAAACCATGGATTCGCCCCCCAGGGCGGCTGTGCGTTGTTCCAATGGCTGATCAGCAACCGCGCCGAACACCTGCACGAATTCATGGCACAGCGCGGGATCCTGCTGCGGCTGTTTGCCCAGAACAGCAGTCTGCGGTTTGGCCTGCCGCCGGACGAAGTCGGTTGGTTGCGCCTGGAGCAGGCGTTCAAGGCTTATAACGAGGAGCACCCATGA
- a CDS encoding glutathione peroxidase gives MAMRWLLVPTVLLAFSGAAAAADCPALLQGQLPKLRAKESIDLCQKFAGKPLVIVNTASFCGFAPQFKGLEALYQRYKGQGLELIGVPSDDFKQESKDGAETAKVCYVNYGVTFTMTEPQVVRGENAVHLFKVLGEQGGAPKWNFYKYVVDRQGKLIAHFSSLTKPDSPELIEAVEKAIASKP, from the coding sequence ATGGCGATGCGCTGGTTACTGGTGCCTACGGTTTTGCTGGCTTTTTCGGGGGCTGCCGCAGCGGCCGATTGTCCCGCGTTGTTGCAGGGACAGTTACCCAAGTTGCGAGCCAAGGAGTCCATCGATCTGTGCCAGAAGTTCGCCGGCAAGCCGCTGGTGATCGTCAATACCGCCAGCTTCTGCGGCTTCGCACCTCAGTTCAAGGGGCTGGAGGCGCTGTATCAGCGCTACAAGGGGCAGGGGCTGGAATTGATCGGTGTGCCGTCCGATGACTTCAAGCAGGAGTCCAAGGACGGTGCCGAGACGGCCAAGGTCTGCTACGTGAACTACGGTGTCACCTTCACCATGACCGAGCCGCAGGTGGTCAGGGGCGAGAATGCGGTGCATCTGTTCAAGGTCCTGGGCGAGCAGGGCGGGGCGCCGAAGTGGAATTTCTACAAGTATGTGGTGGATCGCCAGGGCAAGTTGATCGCGCATTTTTCCAGCCTGACCAAGCCGGATAGTCCGGAGTTGATCGAGGCGGTGGAAAAGGCGATTGCTTCGAAACCCTGA
- a CDS encoding MarR family winged helix-turn-helix transcriptional regulator: MLSTDCLCISLRRAARGVSRHYDGALDGFGINVAQYSLLCNLRRLDKPSISGLAEAMGLDRSTLGRNLRVLEGEGLVKMSEGSDQRNRLVCLTALGAQRLDEAFPAWEAAQQRLAERLGDEKRAALLALLDELADGE, encoded by the coding sequence ATGTTATCCACAGACTGCTTATGCATCAGCCTGCGTCGCGCCGCTCGTGGCGTCAGCAGGCATTACGACGGCGCTCTTGACGGCTTCGGGATCAACGTTGCGCAGTATTCTTTGCTGTGCAATCTCCGGCGTCTGGATAAACCGAGTATTTCAGGACTGGCCGAGGCGATGGGGCTGGACCGCAGCACCCTGGGCCGTAATCTGCGGGTACTCGAAGGCGAGGGCCTGGTGAAGATGAGCGAGGGCTCGGACCAGCGTAATCGCCTGGTCTGTCTGACGGCATTGGGGGCTCAGCGGCTGGATGAGGCCTTTCCCGCCTGGGAGGCGGCGCAGCAGCGCCTGGCCGAGCGGCTCGGTGATGAAAAGCGCGCCGCCTTGCTGGCGTTGTTGGATGAACTGGCAGATGGCGAGTAA
- the cobU gene encoding bifunctional adenosylcobinamide kinase/adenosylcobinamide-phosphate guanylyltransferase yields MQQLILGGARSGKSRLAERLAQESGLQVIYVATSQPLDGELSERIALHRQRRPAHWQLIEEPLQLARVLRDNAAADTCLLVDCLTLWLTNLLMLDDASRLSAERDALLDCLAHLSGEILFVSNETGLGVVPLGELTRRYVDEAGWLHQALAERCQRVVLTVAGLPLTLKGPAL; encoded by the coding sequence ATGCAGCAACTGATTCTGGGCGGAGCCCGTTCCGGCAAGAGCCGCCTGGCCGAGCGCCTGGCGCAGGAGAGCGGGCTACAGGTGATCTATGTCGCCACCAGCCAACCGCTGGATGGCGAGTTGAGTGAGCGGATTGCCTTGCACCGCCAGCGCCGGCCTGCCCATTGGCAACTCATCGAGGAGCCGCTGCAACTGGCGCGGGTTTTGCGCGACAACGCTGCTGCCGATACCTGTCTGCTGGTGGACTGCCTGACCTTGTGGCTGACCAACCTGCTGATGCTGGATGATGCATCGCGCCTGTCGGCCGAGCGCGACGCCCTGTTGGACTGCCTGGCACATCTGTCGGGCGAAATACTGTTTGTCAGCAACGAGACCGGTCTGGGTGTCGTGCCGCTGGGCGAATTGACTCGCCGCTATGTCGATGAAGCCGGTTGGCTGCATCAAGCCCTGGCCGAACGTTGTCAGCGTGTCGTACTGACCGTTGCCGGCCTGCCCCTGACTTTGAAAGGACCTGCGTTATGA
- the cobT gene encoding nicotinate-nucleotide--dimethylbenzimidazole phosphoribosyltransferase, protein MNQSWWLDPCKAIDGQARDAAFERQQQLTKPTGSLGLLEQVAVQLAGLQGRLKPRVDHLWIAIFAGDHGVVAEGVSAYPQEVTGQMLANFVAGGAAISVLARQLGAQLDVNDLGTVTPMLNLPGVRHLQIGAGTANFTQGPAMTEAQGRLALEAGRDSVRRAVAAGSELFIGGEMGIGNTTSASAVACALLGCPASLLAGPGTGLDAAGISRKTQVIERALALHAGQASEPLQALLRFGGFEIAALTGAYLACAQEGVAALVDGFICSVAAMVAVRLNPGCRDWLIFGHRGAELGHRHVLETLLAEPLLELDLRLGEGSGAALAVPLVRLACDLHGQMATFAEAAVADRPA, encoded by the coding sequence ATGAATCAATCGTGGTGGCTGGACCCATGCAAGGCAATCGACGGGCAAGCCCGGGACGCGGCGTTCGAGCGTCAGCAGCAGTTGACCAAACCCACCGGTTCGCTCGGCCTGCTGGAGCAGGTGGCGGTACAGCTGGCCGGTTTGCAGGGTCGGCTCAAGCCGCGTGTTGACCACTTGTGGATCGCGATTTTCGCCGGTGACCATGGCGTGGTCGCGGAGGGCGTATCGGCCTACCCGCAGGAAGTCACCGGGCAGATGCTGGCCAATTTTGTTGCCGGCGGTGCGGCGATCAGCGTGTTGGCGCGGCAGTTGGGGGCGCAGTTGGATGTGAATGACCTCGGTACTGTCACGCCGATGCTCAATCTGCCGGGCGTGCGTCATTTGCAGATCGGTGCGGGTACCGCGAACTTCACCCAGGGACCGGCGATGACCGAGGCCCAGGGCCGGCTTGCGCTGGAGGCCGGGCGTGACAGCGTGCGGCGTGCCGTGGCGGCCGGGAGCGAGCTGTTCATCGGCGGTGAAATGGGTATCGGCAATACCACCTCGGCGAGCGCGGTGGCGTGCGCCTTGCTCGGCTGCCCGGCGAGCCTGCTTGCCGGTCCGGGCACCGGTTTGGATGCGGCGGGGATCAGTCGCAAGACGCAGGTGATCGAGCGGGCGCTGGCGTTGCATGCCGGGCAGGCCAGCGAGCCTTTGCAGGCCCTGTTGCGCTTCGGTGGCTTCGAGATCGCGGCATTGACCGGGGCTTATCTGGCCTGTGCCCAGGAAGGCGTGGCGGCACTGGTCGACGGTTTCATCTGCAGCGTGGCGGCGATGGTCGCGGTGCGGCTGAATCCTGGCTGCCGCGACTGGCTGATTTTTGGTCATCGTGGCGCAGAGCTGGGTCATCGGCATGTGTTGGAAACCCTGTTGGCCGAGCCGTTGCTGGAATTGGACTTGCGCCTGGGGGAAGGCAGCGGCGCGGCGTTGGCGGTGCCACTGGTGCGCCTGGCCTGTGACCTGCACGGCCAGATGGCGACCTTTGCCGAAGCGGCAGTGGCGGATCGGCCGGCATGA
- a CDS encoding cobyric acid synthase, with amino-acid sequence MSTLMVQGTTSDAGKSTLVTALCRWLTRQGIRVVPFKPQNMALNSAVTADGGEIGRAQAVQAQAAGLQPHTDMNPVLLKPNSDTGAQVIVHGRAVTTMNAVAYHDYKAIAMQAVLASHQRLSRDYPVVMVEGAGSPAEINLRAGDIANMGFAEAVDCPVLLIADINRGGVFAHLVGTLELLSPSEQARVKGFIINRFRGDIALLQPGLDWLEARTGKPVIGVLPYVMDLHLEAEDGLDRRQIEKLDQVLKVVVPVLPRISNHTDFDPLRLHPQVDLQFVGPGEAIPAADLIILPGSKSVRSDLTYLRQNGWETAINRHLRYGGKVLGICGGLQMLGEQVHDPLGLEGPAGSSAGFGLLAFSTALEREKQLRNVRGHLSLENAEISGYEIHAGVTTGAALERPAVLLEDGRCDGACSADGQILGTYLHGLFESPDSCAALLRWAGLEAVQEVDYHALRERDIERLADLVERHLDTARLRELCGLD; translated from the coding sequence ATGAGCACCCTGATGGTCCAGGGCACCACCTCGGATGCCGGCAAGAGCACGCTGGTGACGGCGCTGTGCCGCTGGCTGACTCGCCAGGGCATCCGCGTGGTGCCGTTCAAACCCCAGAACATGGCGCTCAACAGCGCGGTGACCGCCGACGGCGGCGAGATCGGCCGGGCCCAGGCGGTCCAGGCCCAGGCGGCCGGGCTGCAACCGCACACCGACATGAACCCGGTACTGCTCAAGCCCAACAGTGACACCGGGGCCCAGGTGATCGTCCATGGCCGCGCAGTCACCACCATGAATGCTGTCGCCTATCACGACTACAAGGCCATCGCCATGCAGGCGGTGCTGGCGTCCCACCAGCGTCTGAGCCGCGACTATCCGGTGGTGATGGTCGAGGGCGCTGGTTCCCCGGCAGAGATCAACCTGCGGGCTGGCGATATTGCCAACATGGGTTTTGCCGAGGCGGTGGATTGTCCGGTGTTGCTGATTGCCGACATCAATCGCGGCGGCGTTTTCGCTCATCTGGTGGGCACCCTGGAGCTGTTGTCGCCGAGCGAGCAGGCCCGGGTGAAGGGCTTCATCATCAACCGTTTTCGGGGCGATATCGCCTTGCTGCAGCCTGGGCTGGATTGGCTGGAGGCCCGCACCGGCAAGCCGGTGATCGGCGTGCTGCCCTATGTCATGGACCTGCACCTGGAGGCCGAGGATGGTCTGGACCGGCGCCAGATCGAAAAGCTCGACCAGGTCCTGAAGGTGGTGGTGCCGGTGTTGCCGCGCATCAGCAACCATACCGACTTTGATCCGTTGCGCCTGCATCCCCAGGTCGACCTGCAGTTCGTCGGCCCCGGCGAGGCGATCCCGGCGGCGGATCTGATCATCCTGCCCGGTTCGAAAAGCGTACGCAGCGACTTGACCTATCTGCGCCAGAATGGCTGGGAAACCGCGATCAACCGGCACCTGCGCTACGGTGGCAAGGTGCTGGGCATTTGTGGTGGCTTGCAGATGCTCGGCGAGCAGGTACACGATCCACTGGGGCTCGAAGGCCCGGCGGGCTCCAGTGCCGGTTTCGGCCTGCTGGCGTTCAGCACCGCGCTTGAGCGCGAGAAGCAGTTGCGCAATGTGCGTGGGCATCTGTCGCTGGAGAACGCCGAGATCAGCGGTTACGAGATTCATGCTGGCGTGACCACCGGCGCGGCGTTGGAGCGGCCGGCGGTACTGCTGGAAGACGGGCGTTGCGACGGCGCCTGCAGTGCCGATGGGCAGATCCTCGGGACCTACCTGCACGGCCTGTTCGAGTCGCCCGATTCCTGTGCGGCGCTGCTGCGCTGGGCCGGGCTGGAAGCGGTACAGGAGGTGGATTATCACGCCCTGCGCGAGCGGGATATCGAACGCCTGGCCGATCTGGTCGAGCGGCATCTGGACACGGCTCGTCTGCGTGAGCTGTGCGGTCTTGATTAA
- the cbiB gene encoding adenosylcobinamide-phosphate synthase CbiB encodes MSVALLSVAGVALDALLGEPKRWHPLVAFGRLADRIEQRFNAGGRGWRSHGVTAWVLAVVPLTLLATALSWAPYIGWLIEILFLYAALGMRSLGEHVVPVAQALRSGDLELARQRVGYLVSRQTSELDESAVARAATESVLENGSDAIFAALFWFAVAGVPGVVLYRLSNTLDAMWGYRNERFERFGWAAAKIDDLLNYVPARLVALTYALLGNTRLALRCWFTQGPTWDSPNAGPVMAAGAGALGVELGGEAIYHGELHQRPQLGEGPAADADAIDRGWQLVQRGVWLWLLILCLGAEFYA; translated from the coding sequence ATGAGTGTGGCGTTGTTGAGTGTCGCCGGCGTTGCGCTGGATGCGCTGCTGGGCGAACCCAAACGCTGGCATCCGCTGGTGGCGTTCGGTCGTCTGGCCGATCGCATCGAGCAACGCTTCAACGCGGGCGGCCGAGGCTGGCGCAGCCATGGCGTGACGGCCTGGGTGCTGGCGGTGGTGCCGCTGACGCTGCTGGCCACGGCCCTGTCGTGGGCGCCCTATATTGGCTGGCTCATCGAGATCCTGTTTCTCTATGCGGCCCTGGGCATGCGCAGCCTGGGCGAGCACGTGGTGCCGGTGGCCCAGGCGCTGCGCAGTGGCGATCTGGAGCTGGCGCGCCAGCGCGTGGGTTACCTGGTCAGCCGCCAGACCTCGGAGCTGGATGAGTCCGCAGTGGCCCGAGCCGCGACCGAGTCGGTGCTGGAGAATGGCAGCGATGCGATTTTCGCCGCGCTGTTCTGGTTTGCCGTTGCCGGGGTACCCGGGGTGGTGCTGTACCGGCTGAGTAATACTCTTGACGCGATGTGGGGCTATCGTAACGAACGGTTCGAACGTTTCGGCTGGGCAGCGGCTAAGATCGACGATCTGCTCAACTATGTTCCTGCCCGACTGGTGGCCTTGACCTACGCTCTGCTGGGCAACACTCGGCTGGCGCTGAGGTGCTGGTTTACCCAGGGACCCACCTGGGACAGTCCGAACGCCGGGCCGGTGATGGCCGCCGGCGCTGGCGCCCTTGGCGTCGAACTGGGCGGTGAGGCTATCTACCACGGCGAGTTGCACCAGCGTCCGCAATTGGGCGAGGGGCCGGCTGCCGACGCCGACGCGATCGATCGCGGCTGGCAATTGGTGCAGCGTGGGGTATGGCTGTGGTTGCTGATTCTCTGTCTGGGAGCTGAGTTTTATGCTTGA
- a CDS encoding MFS transporter gives MTSLWRSSGWILLGSALILALSLGVRHGFGLFLPPMSAQFGWGREVFAFAIALQNLIWGLAQPFTGALADRFGAARVVLVGGLLYALGLVFMGLSDSALSLSLSAGLLIGVGLSGTSFSVILGVVGRAVAPEQRSIAMGIASAAGSFGQFAMLPGTLGLIGWLGWSSALLVLGVLVALIVPLVAMLKDQPLPVLAGEQTLAEALREACAHPGFWLLAFGFFVCGFQVVFIGVHLPAYLVDQHLPASVGTTVLALIGLFNIFGTYTAGWLGGRMSKPRLLTALYLARAAVIGLFLWLPVTQTSVYLFGMAMGFLWLSTVPLTNGTVATLFGVRNLSMLGGIVFLFHQLGSFLGGWLGGVVYDRMGSYDLIWQVAILLSLLAAALNWPVRERPVARLQAQAGAA, from the coding sequence ATGACATCGCTCTGGCGTAGCAGCGGCTGGATTCTTCTCGGGAGTGCGCTGATTCTGGCGTTATCGCTGGGGGTACGGCATGGCTTCGGCCTGTTCCTGCCGCCGATGAGTGCACAGTTCGGCTGGGGGCGTGAGGTGTTTGCCTTTGCCATTGCCTTGCAGAACCTGATCTGGGGGCTGGCACAGCCCTTTACCGGGGCGCTGGCCGACCGTTTCGGCGCGGCCAGGGTGGTGCTGGTCGGCGGCCTGCTGTACGCCCTTGGGCTGGTGTTCATGGGGCTGTCCGATTCGGCCTTGAGCCTGTCGCTGAGCGCCGGCCTGCTGATTGGCGTCGGCCTCTCGGGGACTTCCTTCTCGGTGATTCTCGGCGTGGTCGGAAGGGCTGTCGCACCCGAGCAGCGCAGCATTGCCATGGGCATTGCCAGTGCTGCCGGCTCGTTCGGCCAGTTTGCGATGTTGCCGGGCACCCTGGGACTGATCGGCTGGCTGGGCTGGTCGTCGGCCTTGTTGGTACTCGGTGTGCTGGTGGCGCTGATCGTGCCACTGGTGGCCATGCTCAAGGACCAGCCACTGCCGGTCCTGGCCGGCGAGCAGACGCTGGCTGAGGCGTTACGCGAAGCCTGTGCGCATCCTGGCTTCTGGTTGCTGGCATTCGGATTTTTCGTCTGTGGCTTCCAGGTGGTGTTCATTGGTGTGCACCTGCCGGCTTATCTGGTGGACCAGCATCTGCCGGCCAGTGTCGGGACCACGGTGCTGGCACTGATTGGCCTGTTCAACATCTTCGGGACCTACACCGCCGGCTGGCTTGGCGGACGGATGTCCAAGCCGCGCCTGCTGACCGCCCTGTATCTGGCCCGGGCAGCGGTGATCGGGCTGTTTCTCTGGCTGCCGGTAACCCAGACCAGTGTCTATCTGTTCGGCATGGCCATGGGCTTTCTCTGGCTATCGACCGTACCGTTGACCAACGGTACCGTGGCGACCCTTTTTGGGGTACGAAACCTTTCCATGTTGGGTGGGATAGTTTTCCTGTTCCACCAGTTGGGCTCCTTCCTCGGCGGCTGGCTGGGCGGTGTGGTGTATGACCGCATGGGCAGCTACGACCTGATCTGGCAGGTGGCAATTCTCCTGAGCCTGTTGGCGGCGGCCCTGAATTGGCCGGTCCGCGAGCGGCCAGTGGCGCGTCTTCAGGCGCAAGCGGGGGCGGCGTGA